A portion of the Corynebacterium rouxii genome contains these proteins:
- a CDS encoding YdcF family protein, whose amino-acid sequence MLMGMKPLRLSAILASIPPLAMVVRGRIRPKNSRRRFPTIVVLGTAQYDGVPSRQFAGRLKWAAEQWHSQHSQKVVTVGGKLPEDRFTEAAVAREYLIKEHVDSDLIVAVEQGHDTRGSLRAALPELEQPVLIVTDPNHSLRAELIARSEGIAAWASPTPYCPTTFPRWQWWWTFAHEQGGLVVVAIELVVGKAAAQKVEDALRRIQAWLRPSRRARHEQLREER is encoded by the coding sequence ATGCTAATGGGTATGAAGCCACTTCGGTTATCTGCAATTCTTGCAAGTATTCCACCGCTTGCGATGGTGGTGCGCGGCCGCATTCGTCCTAAGAACTCCCGTAGGCGTTTTCCTACGATTGTTGTGTTAGGTACTGCGCAGTACGACGGTGTGCCATCGAGGCAGTTTGCTGGCCGGTTGAAATGGGCTGCTGAGCAGTGGCATTCGCAGCACAGTCAAAAAGTTGTCACCGTCGGTGGAAAGCTGCCAGAGGATCGCTTCACTGAGGCGGCGGTGGCGCGAGAGTACCTGATTAAAGAGCACGTGGATTCCGATTTAATCGTGGCTGTTGAACAGGGGCACGATACACGGGGTTCGCTTCGGGCCGCGTTACCAGAGCTAGAACAACCGGTATTGATTGTTACCGATCCTAACCACAGCCTGCGGGCTGAGCTTATTGCCCGTTCGGAAGGCATTGCTGCGTGGGCGTCGCCTACTCCTTATTGTCCCACGACTTTTCCGCGGTGGCAGTGGTGGTGGACGTTTGCGCACGAACAAGGCGGCCTTGTCGTCGTGGCGATCGAACTCGTAGTTGGAAAAGCGGCAGCGCAAAAAGTAGAAGACGCGTTACGACGCATCCAAGCCTGGTTGCGGCCGTCGCGACGCGCACGTCACGAGCAACTTCGTGAGGAGCGGTGA
- a CDS encoding deoxyguanosinetriphosphate triphosphohydrolase, translating to MFSYSSSDWQRRFDEPEKPSRIIAHRDERGPFAKDRARVLHSAALRRLADKTQVVGPRDGDTPRTRLTHSLEVAQIARGIGTGLGLDTDLCEMAGLTHDIGHPPYGHNGEKALAEIAEDCGGFEGNAQTLRILSKLEPKVVDQAGESYGLNLTRAALDAACKYPLTKTNPDGSVNKKYGCYDEDAHILQWVRQGHDDASACVEAQVMDFSDDIAYSVHDVEDGIVSGRVHLRALWDFVELAELAEKGVRAFGGTPEALVDAADHLRELPIISAAADFNGSLRGYVDLKAMTSQLVGRYVGAVIEASRAASDTGVFGRTTGKVVVPDQVLAEVTLLKTIAVLYVMDDPAHLQRQDRQRERIYRVYDYLVAGGRGALDPVFRLWWEQAETDAQRQRVIIDNISSMTESRLERVAKQSAELSGFMG from the coding sequence ATGTTTAGCTATTCTTCTTCCGATTGGCAGCGGCGTTTCGACGAACCTGAAAAACCCAGCCGAATTATTGCGCACCGCGATGAACGTGGTCCTTTTGCCAAGGATCGTGCTCGGGTATTGCATTCGGCAGCTTTACGTCGGCTAGCTGATAAAACACAGGTGGTGGGACCCCGCGACGGAGATACCCCGCGTACACGGTTGACGCACTCGCTCGAAGTCGCCCAAATTGCGCGCGGTATTGGTACGGGGCTTGGCCTTGATACTGATCTGTGTGAGATGGCTGGGCTGACACACGACATCGGTCATCCGCCCTATGGACACAATGGCGAAAAGGCCTTGGCAGAAATAGCCGAAGACTGTGGCGGGTTCGAAGGAAACGCTCAAACGCTACGAATTTTGAGCAAGCTTGAGCCCAAGGTCGTTGATCAGGCGGGGGAGTCCTATGGGCTTAACCTCACTCGTGCTGCCCTCGATGCAGCATGTAAATACCCGCTCACCAAGACAAACCCCGACGGTAGCGTGAACAAAAAATATGGATGCTATGACGAAGATGCCCATATTTTGCAGTGGGTCCGTCAAGGCCATGATGATGCCTCGGCATGTGTGGAAGCCCAAGTAATGGACTTCTCCGATGACATCGCCTACTCCGTTCACGACGTAGAAGACGGGATCGTATCTGGGCGAGTACACCTTAGGGCGCTGTGGGACTTTGTGGAGCTTGCAGAGCTCGCTGAAAAAGGTGTACGAGCTTTCGGCGGTACTCCAGAAGCGCTTGTCGACGCCGCCGATCATCTGCGCGAACTGCCGATTATTTCTGCGGCTGCAGATTTTAACGGATCACTGCGCGGCTACGTTGACCTTAAAGCTATGACGTCCCAATTAGTTGGCCGATACGTGGGCGCAGTGATTGAAGCATCTCGGGCTGCAAGTGATACCGGGGTATTTGGTCGTACCACCGGAAAAGTTGTCGTACCAGATCAAGTATTAGCCGAGGTCACACTGCTCAAAACGATTGCTGTGCTGTATGTGATGGACGATCCAGCACACTTGCAGCGCCAAGACCGCCAGCGTGAGCGTATCTACCGTGTGTACGACTACCTCGTAGCCGGTGGCAGGGGAGCACTAGATCCCGTGTTCCGCCTGTGGTGGGAACAAGCAGAAACCGATGCACAGCGGCAGCGAGTCATCATCGACAACATTTCCTCGATGACAGAATCACGCTTGGAACGCGTCGCAAAGCAATCGGCTGAGCTCAGCGGCTTTATGGGGTGA
- a CDS encoding TPM domain-containing protein yields MHWSIKQASRLSAIALAASVVGLPTAALALPQPAIHVEAAAPQRYVEVVTDESGVLSPDDIAGITQKVQQFQQETRRQIRIIFVDSFDDVTPEVWTTQAVRSNGDRNVAVFAVAVKTREFGINGGEDWDPHALDNMYNAAYDHLLEQDWAGAAYGVVDQATNTSAASSSPASGPTSSVDNAWLGAGALGIAATGGGLWAYSRRKRTASQKHTFESARSINPADTQALHALSTDTLAALAQEELVSTDESIRRAKEELEIAVAEFGAERTRAFRRAMNDSTTTLHKAFALNQQAQSTSNPAERHALYVQIVSTCGIADDALDAEAANFAQLRNLLVNADSVLLNLTQRIVDLRQRLPGAASTLESVSAQYSDSVVSSIKDNLDIAQASITEAERSLDAARELSSRPAGEQAGLVDAIRNAENAANNADKLIAAIEHADSNISTARSGIPALITEISDEIAEAQQLRESNDQITPEAGWAAFDASVVDARSALDFAHAHAEQDPLETWSMLTAADSALDIQLAYARDAAADHERRSMVFQQQLSSAQSSVQTTSDFISTRGRVIKSAARTRLAEAEKLLAQAHNAASTDVVRATDFAREADRTARSALSLAKRDYRDYQQRQSSNRGGGMGGIITGMVLNEILSNNHRGGFGGGFGGGFSGGGGGGGFRGGSF; encoded by the coding sequence ATGCATTGGAGTATAAAGCAGGCATCCAGATTGTCCGCCATCGCACTGGCAGCCTCTGTTGTGGGCTTGCCCACTGCCGCATTAGCGTTGCCGCAGCCAGCCATCCACGTGGAAGCCGCCGCACCTCAGCGCTATGTGGAAGTAGTTACTGACGAGTCAGGGGTACTGAGTCCCGATGACATTGCCGGTATTACACAGAAGGTTCAGCAATTCCAACAAGAAACTCGTCGGCAAATCCGCATCATCTTCGTTGATTCATTTGACGATGTCACCCCCGAAGTTTGGACGACTCAGGCGGTTCGCTCCAATGGAGATAGAAATGTGGCAGTTTTCGCTGTCGCAGTAAAGACTCGCGAGTTTGGCATTAACGGCGGCGAAGATTGGGATCCGCATGCCCTTGACAACATGTACAACGCCGCTTACGACCACCTCTTAGAACAAGACTGGGCGGGCGCAGCTTATGGCGTTGTAGATCAAGCCACTAACACCTCCGCGGCTTCGTCCTCACCGGCCTCTGGCCCCACATCCTCGGTCGACAACGCTTGGCTGGGTGCTGGTGCACTCGGTATCGCCGCTACTGGTGGCGGTCTATGGGCCTATAGTCGCCGTAAGCGCACCGCCTCTCAAAAGCACACCTTTGAGTCTGCTCGCTCCATCAATCCTGCGGATACCCAAGCACTTCATGCTTTGTCGACGGATACCCTAGCTGCACTAGCACAGGAAGAATTAGTCAGCACGGACGAGTCGATTCGTCGAGCAAAAGAAGAACTCGAGATCGCCGTTGCCGAATTTGGTGCGGAGCGTACGCGCGCTTTCCGCCGAGCAATGAACGATTCCACAACTACGTTGCATAAGGCGTTCGCACTCAACCAGCAGGCGCAAAGCACCTCGAATCCTGCGGAACGTCACGCCCTTTACGTTCAAATAGTGTCTACTTGCGGGATTGCCGACGACGCGCTCGATGCCGAGGCCGCCAACTTTGCCCAACTCCGTAATTTGTTGGTCAATGCCGACTCCGTCCTGCTCAATTTGACTCAACGCATTGTGGATCTGCGCCAACGCCTGCCCGGCGCTGCTAGCACGTTGGAGAGCGTCAGTGCACAGTACTCCGATTCAGTAGTCTCTTCTATCAAGGACAATCTGGATATAGCGCAGGCCAGTATCACTGAAGCTGAGCGAAGCCTCGATGCTGCCCGCGAGTTGTCCTCACGGCCCGCCGGCGAGCAAGCAGGGCTTGTCGACGCCATCCGTAATGCGGAAAATGCGGCAAATAATGCTGACAAACTTATCGCGGCCATCGAACATGCTGATTCCAATATCTCAACGGCTCGATCCGGTATCCCTGCCTTAATTACGGAGATTTCTGATGAGATCGCCGAAGCACAACAATTGCGGGAATCCAATGATCAGATCACTCCTGAAGCCGGTTGGGCTGCTTTTGATGCCAGCGTTGTTGATGCCCGATCTGCACTTGATTTTGCCCACGCTCATGCGGAACAAGATCCTCTTGAGACGTGGTCGATGCTTACTGCAGCAGATTCCGCGCTCGATATCCAGCTGGCGTATGCACGCGATGCAGCTGCCGATCACGAGCGACGCTCGATGGTGTTCCAACAGCAGCTATCTTCAGCACAATCGAGTGTTCAAACGACCTCAGATTTTATTAGCACTCGCGGCAGAGTAATTAAGTCGGCTGCTCGAACTCGACTCGCCGAGGCCGAGAAACTTCTCGCCCAAGCGCACAATGCTGCGTCTACGGACGTGGTCCGGGCAACAGATTTCGCACGTGAGGCTGATCGCACAGCACGCTCAGCGTTATCGCTGGCAAAGCGCGATTACCGCGACTACCAGCAGCGTCAGTCGTCTAATCGTGGCGGCGGTATGGGTGGCATTATCACCGGAATGGTACTCAATGAGATTTTGTCGAATAATCACCGTGGTGGTTTCGGCGGTGGTTTCGGAGGCGGCTTCAGCGGTGGCGGCGGAGGCGGAGGTTTCCGAGGCGGTTCGTTCTAG
- a CDS encoding DNA repair protein yields the protein MTTYCWCGEKLLDYQGRIVAQGSRGALSIEGRMIRVDVARPTPWTWKCNAKALQSTAHTQAGMKCITVECAGRKYVMRRVGWRRRELVDLSGHCLAQINGLSIDAGSTIPKTDLLFAVYVARLIDTPFDVRI from the coding sequence ATGACCACTTACTGCTGGTGCGGCGAAAAGCTCCTCGACTACCAAGGGCGCATAGTTGCCCAAGGTAGTCGAGGGGCTTTATCTATTGAGGGACGAATGATTCGGGTTGACGTCGCACGCCCGACCCCTTGGACCTGGAAATGCAATGCCAAAGCTTTGCAATCAACTGCGCACACACAAGCCGGAATGAAATGCATCACCGTTGAATGTGCTGGTCGCAAGTACGTGATGCGGCGAGTAGGGTGGCGTCGCCGCGAACTCGTAGACTTAAGCGGACACTGTCTTGCACAGATCAACGGATTATCTATCGACGCTGGCAGTACGATTCCGAAAACGGACTTACTTTTTGCCGTCTACGTAGCTCGGCTTATCGACACCCCCTTCGACGTGCGAATCTAG